Part of the Salvelinus fontinalis isolate EN_2023a chromosome 1, ASM2944872v1, whole genome shotgun sequence genome is shown below.
GCACATCAATGAAAAACAAACAGGAATATCCATGCGTCATGCGAAAAGGTAGGTAGTTAGATTGAAGGAAATTGATTGAAAAATCTCAGTGCATACCTTGAACCACTTCTCATAGACCACCTTGCTGGTGTTAAATGTACCCATGGTGTCAATCTCCAGGACTGTCTTGAAGGCATTGAAGGAGAGGGAGGTTGCAGGGCACAGGAAGTTCCCAGCAGCATCTATAAAATAAAATAGATCGCTAGACAGTTCCTTACATATTTCAAACAACCAACGTTAACACGTTTCCATTCAAAATTGGGTATTAAAAAGAAAATGTACAAATGTAAAGAAAGACTGAGATTGAAATATTGTGAAATGCAAATCAAGTTATAAACGTAACAAACGTGATAAAAGGCAAAACAGATGATGGCTTTGTGATCTGAAATAGGCCTATATGATAACAGTTGATAAAGAGAGATTGACATAGCTTGAGAAAATGTAATAATTTAAACAAAATTACACTGCTTTCACCCCGTCATGGCTTCATTAAAATAAATTTCGCACACAATTTCACAGCAGAGTCAATTTAATTTCCCCCCAACCTACAATGTTATTGTATGGGTGCATGTCTGTCTGTGCACACGTGTGTGTTCTACATACTATTAATGAGTATATCAATCCTGCCCAGGTCTTTCAGCGTCTCGTCCACTGCAGCGGAGATGGTCTGGGGCTGTCGCACGTCAATGGTCAAAGGGAGACAGTGGCGCCCTGTCGCTGCCATCAGCTTCTTAGCAGCCTGGAAAAAAACATAGACTATACATCAGCATGATAAATCAACATTTATTCAACATTAAATCAACATCGTTTTTGTTTGGTCTACTACACGATATAAGGGTAGCGACCTCTTTCAGCTTTTCCAAGTTCCTGCTGGCAATCACTGTGTCACAGCCGTGCCTGAAAGAGACAAAAGGTGAGAGGTTAGGGGTGAGGTGCAAGATGTTCCGTGTGTGATGACATGCAGCATAAGGTTTTAGTCGTCTCTAATGGTGGTTTGCGGATGATACAAGTAAGCTATAGGTAGAACACAGTGGCATAAAGTGAGCAGTCCCAGGTGCAGGTAGGGTACAAGGCCATGGGAATGTGCTAGATGAGGGGTGAGGGGTGCAGGGACAAGTCAAGTGAAAGGTGCAAAGTTAAGGCTGAGATCATGTGATGTACCGAGAAGCCAAAGGTGACAGAGGCATCATTCAAGGTCTTAGGTGAAGAGTAACATGCTCTATAGGTAAGAGGTGAGAGAAGATAGGCAGACACAGGCAGTGATAACCCAACCAGAGGGTTAAAGTACAGTCTCAGGGAGCATGGAGTAGTACGTCAAGACACTCCAGGTACCTCATGAGCACTTCAGCTATGCGTAGTCCAATTCCAGTTCCCCCTCCAGTTATGAACGCCACTTGGTCTCTGTGAAAAGATATTGTTAAAAaattatgtacagtaccagtattATACAGAGTGCACTATGTCTGTCATCTTTTCCTATTACATCACTTAAGGTAATAACATTTCCCTTTAAAATCTACTGGCCATtgcttttgtttaaaaaaattacaaTGCACAGCTCAAGTACAGTTGGTACGTTAAGGTTGTATTTCCACTTACTTGAGTAAATCTGGACTGTAAATGTGAGTGTATGAAGTCATGCAGTCATCTGTGTCTACATCCTCGGGCAAATCTCCCACCCTCTGTGACTCTGCCATACTGATGTTCCAAATGTGCCTGGctggaacaaaaatatatatttattacacTTCTAAGGCACACTTTGTGCAATGTGCTATGTAGCAATCGCTGGGACATATGCTGCATTGCAGACTGCAGCGGAAGATGCATGGAAGAATTTAAAGTTGACAAAGTAAAgtcaaagattttttttaaacccaaagatagaccacagccaAACGTTTCCAATGGGAGAAAAGTAATCATAGTCGGCAGAACAAGCACGAGCTaacgagatcctattggcgcgttcttGCATGTATTTGCGTATTTCAGTTAGAGAACGCTTAGCCTGAATCTCAATTCGCCCTTGCACTACAAAACGCCGCCATTTTTTTGGAAACTTTGGTACAAAGTACTATGTTCGTAACATattttagttttgggaacagaaaactgtattgagatcaaactacaaaacaacgcatttaaaaaaaaaactttggcaCAAAGTACTATGTTCGTAACATattttagttttgggaacagaaaactgtattgagatcagatGAGAAAATTTGTTGAAAGTCGtccaaaatccatctcgctccgtcttctcccactgccggccactgggcttcctctcatcaccatatttggtgttgagtggaaacgccaaccggatgcttcagatTTCTACATCCGGTAAAACATCTGGCTCATTGTTCTCTCTATAGTAAAGTTGCACTCACCGACAGTGTTGTTGTGTTTTTCCTGTTGTAGCGTTTGCTCTTTAATGACACCGACGCACAAACGTCTCTCGACGACCAAATGCACTCTGTTGCAGATTAACTTCACAAATTGCGACTGAAGACGTTTACAAATTCACTAAATTGTCAAACAGAAAATTTGCTCTCTGGTCATGAAAATACTGTACCTTGAACCTATTTTTTTGGTGAAACGACAAGTGCATTTTGGGATATGTAGTTCAAGAGGGGTCTGTTCAAGAGCGCAAACGTCATACTCATGCTGTCATTCTGTGGAGAAAAACTaacacccatggctgcgcccctttCCAGTCATGGGAAATGTGTTTAGTAGACTTTAGTAGTGCAAGAGCAGTTCACAGACTATTGCACACGAGCACTTCAGactgccctcccaggcccacccatggctgcacccctgcccagtcatgggaAACCGATAAATTAGAACCTATTGATTTCAtttcaattggctgatttccttatatgaaatgtaactcagtaaaattgttgaaattattgcatgttgcgtatatatatatatttttttgttgttgtatagtTTAAGCATCTCAACAGAAAAAACAACACTAGATATTCTATCCCAGCATTTTTATGAATAAGCAAAGAATACATTTTCTATCCTCTGCATGGATGGGAAACTCCtgtacaaaagggctttattacaaacagaaatactCTGTTGAATTTGAGTGACTGGTCTCAgaagatcccgcaggtgaagccggatgtggaggtcctgggctgacgtgtTACACttgatctgcggttgtgaggccggtttgaCGTACTGcctaattctctaaaacgatgttagaagcggtttatggtagagaaatgaacattaaattctctggcaacagctctgggggacattcctgcaatcagcatgccaattgcacgcaccctcaaaacttgagacatctgtggcattgtgttgtgtgacaaaactgcacattttagagtggccttttattgtccccagcacaaggtgcacctgtaacgACCAcgctgttcaatcagcttctagatatgccacgcctgtcaggtggatggattatcttggcaaagaaatacccaataacagggatgtaaacaaatttgtgcacaacattttagagaaattagctttttgaGCATAGGGAAAATTTCTgtcatcttttatttcagctcatgaaacataggaccaacactttacatgttgcgttaaacattttgttcagtatacaaatGCCTCAAGGCTCACACAGACATGTTTCTAAATTCTACTTCAAGGCAAGAATGAATAAATCACTGCAGAACCTTCAGATAAGATACAGAAACAAAAAGGTCATTGTTCAAAGTGTTTCCGTAACACCATATTCTAGGTGGCCattaaagaatatatatatattttttaaataatctaAATGTATCTGTGCATGTTTAGGGAGAGCAATAACAGTGTCTCTTTTAAGGCCTTTCATAACCATATGTAAAAGTCTTTCTGGTATTCCACTTTACAAAACATTACCTGCTTTTCCAAATCAGAGGGATGTGGAAAATCCTTGATCTCCTATTACCCTCAGCTTTTTAGGATGGCACCAGTGAGTGTCATTGCTGGTAAACTGACACCAGATTTGGCTGGTGAATGGTATTAGTTTCCAGGGATCGATGCTCATCAGAGTACATTCGGATGGTGGATGGCTTTCTCTCAATCTGAATTTAGGGATTTTATTGACAGGAAGAGCCCTGTAAAATGGATCCCTCAGACAGTTCAGGGCTAATATATCCAAAGCACTTAGGCTGTGTGTATGCCAACAGTATCCATTAATGCATGCCAGCCTGGACAGTTTAATCAACCGTTTTCTGACTCCAGATAGTGAGGTGATGTGCTGTTATAAAGCAACAATGTAGCTACAGGAAAACATCAAGACATGTAAGTAACATTTTTTTGGTGAGACACAGTCAAAGCTTGCAGAAGCTTTGTGGGGGGTTAAGAAACGTTTTCTTTGGTCTCCATTTTCTTCATTACATAAGTGGTCAAAATGTGTTTCCATTGGAGTCTGATAGCTCACCACCAGGTGGTGGTAATTGGCAGATTACAATTTTTAAAACACTAGCAGAGCCTGTAGAACGCTAACCCTCTTCCTCACAAACGATTAATAATACATAAACCAGCCCAAACAAACATGACAGAGTTAAAGCATACATACAGCTCCAGATTCCGCAGTATGTGCTTATCTTAATCATGTCTTGATTAAATCcaagaatatatatttttaaagtttTGGATCTAAAATGCAACTCTAGGTATCTCATTATTGCGTATCCACTTTTCTGAGTCCGACTGCCACTCTAGTATTGTTAGATTAGCTCAGTGAATAATAGTATAATCAATGATAAGCAATTACttcttccgagtggcgcagcggtctaaggcactgcatctcagtgcaagaggtgtcactacagtccctggttcgaatccagactatcacatccggctgtgattgggagtcccattgggcggcgcacaattggcccatggtcatccggagtaggccgtcattgtaaataagatttttttctcaaccgacttgcctagttaaataaatgttaaatgtaaaaaataatatgaGGCAACATTATACTTTACTCATTACAATACATGCATTGAGAATGAGCCTGTGTGTTCAGTTCATAACACATTACAATTGCTTTAATAACAGTGATTTCCATTTCcttctgtctcagtgtctgggaATGAAAGGTTTCCATAATTATTCAAGACTTTCAATTAACATTAAAATATAACTTGACATTGGTTggaatgaaaacctgctccctcTGGAACCTACTGTAAGCAAACACTCACTGTGCTGTTGGACAAGTCACTTCTGTATCATTGCCTTGATAACATCTCCAGATGTATGGACATTGGACAACCAGGTGAAATCAAGCATTAGTCTGTAGCATATGCTTATGTCTCGCGAGCCATAATCGAAATCCCCAGCTAGCTCTGATTTCATATTGTACATGCTCTTGTCGAGAGAAAATGGCGCCTATGCAAAGTCAACCGTTCACTGTGACTTCTTTCCATATCAGGGCTCATACTCCAGGGTTCACTCCGGTTTGCTCAAGCGCTGACAGTGCGTGCTTGGCTATGATCTTtgtgtctgggtctgtgctgggCTTCTCTTGGGCCCCATTTGAGGCTGGCACTGCTGCTGATGGTGCCTGCTCCTGCTCCAGCCCCATCAGCCTGGCACTGGCCTCCCACAGCCTCCGGGACACCTCCTGGTCGAGGGCCTTGGGTGCTGGCTCCTTCTCTATCATGACGTCGTAGTAGCAGCCCGTAACCCCCTCCAACTCCTCGGCCACGGCCAGATAGACACTAGGCTGGGCCCCCAGCTCTGGCCCCTTCACTAGGAGGGTGAAGAACGGACCTGCAGGGAGAGGCAGAGACATTAGGGGTCATTTGGAGCATTTTGTAAATAACTTTTCCTGAGTGATTGGGAGCTTCAACTATGACCTACTGAGCCTATTAATCTAAACTGATATGATGGTTTAGAAAACATTTTCACGTGAGTGGATCTCTAAGTGTAATAGACAATGAGAAGGCGGTGGACTCACTGAGCACTGAGCTGGAGAACTGCGATTGGTGGAGGCCAGTGTGTCTCCCCAGCTCTGTGGCAACAACCCCGGGGTGTAGGCAATTCACAGTGACCCCAGTACCTGTCACAACAAAGATTAACAACACAGTAATCAATACTGTAATCAATGGAAAATACAAACCCAAcaacacaaaaataacaaacctACCCAAACAGAGTACAAACCtatccacccacacagagaacacacacacacacacacacacacatacagagctaCTGGAGTTACCTTCTAGCCTTTGGGCCAGTTCTCTTGTGAATAGAACGTTGGCGAGTTTGCTTTGGCAGTAGGCCCGTTTGGTGTCAAACTTCTTATTGTCCCAGTTGAGGTCGTTGAAATCGATCTCCCCGACGATGTGGGCGAGAGAGGTCAGGTTGACCACTCTGCTAGGGGCAGAGTCCTTCAGCTTTTCCAGCAGCAGATTGGTCAGCAAGAAGTGACCTGGAGAAACAGAGGAACACAGTAACATGAACATAAGACAATGTCCATATGCTCCTATATTATAGCTATGTATTTATAATACAATGTAAAGCAACAGTACAAAATAAAACCCTGCAGAAAGTGCACTATACTTGGGAGTATTCAGGAACTTACCTAAATGGTTCACTCCAAACTGTATGTCAAACCCATCCTCTGTCTTCCCTGCTGGACATCTCATAACTCCTGCGTTGTTTATCAGCACATCCACATGCTTTTCCTCTGCAACGATAtgaagaaaacacacacagagacagagagagacacagagagagacacagagagagacacacagagagacacacagagagagagagagacacacagagagagagagagacacacagagagagagagagacacacagagagagagagagacacacagagagagagagagacacagagagagagagacacagagagagagagacacacacacacacacacacacacacacacacacacacacacacacacacacacacacacacacacacacacacacacacacacacacacacacacacacacacacacacacacacacacacacaattgtctgAGAATAGGGTGTAGCTCAACTCATAAAGTGGCCATTACTTCCAATAGGTCTAATTTGAGTTGATGTCTCTCCAGTGCGTACTTTAACTCACCTTGGTTGACTCTCTCTGCAAACTGGCGGATGGATTTGATGGAGGCCAGGTCTATGTGGCGTGCGTAAACATGAGGATTCAGTGTCTGCCCCCGGATCTCTTTGGCAGCCGCCTCACATTTCTCCATATCCCTGCACCCCATAATGATTCGGCCACCTGATTGGATGGAAAAGGATAGGAAATGGGAAAgagtagctacagttgaagtaggaagtttgcatacacttaggttagagtcattaaaactcgtttttcaaccactccacaaatttcttgtcaacaaactatagttttggcaagtcggttaggacatctactttgtgcatgacaagtaatttttccaacaattgtttacagacagattatttcactgtatcacaattccggtgggtcataagtttacatgcactaagttgactgtgcctttaaacagcttggaaaattccagaaaatgatgtcatggctctagaagcttctgataggctaattgacatcatttgagtcaatttgaagtgtacctgtggatgtatttcaaggcctaccttcaaactcagtgcctctttgcttgacatcatgggaaaattaaaagaaatcagccaagaccatagaaaaaaaaattgtagacccccacaagtctggttcatccttgggaccaatttccaaatgcctgaaggtaccatgttcatctgtacaaacaatagtacgcaagtataaacaccatgggaccacgcagccgtcataccgctcaggaaggagacgcgttctgtctcctagagatgaacgtacttaggtgcgaaaagtgcaaatcaatcccagaacaacagcaaaggaccttgtgaagatgctggaggaaacagctacaaaagtatctatatccacagtaaaacgagtcctatatcgacataacctgaaaggtcgctcagcaaggaagaagccactgctccaaaaccgcaataaaaaagccagactacagtttgcaactgcacatggggacaaagatcatactttttggagaaatgtcctctggtctgatgaaacaaaaataatactgtttggccataatgaccattgttatgtttggaggaaaaaaggggaggcttgcaaaccgaagaacaccatcccaactgtgaagcacgggggtggcagcatcatgttgtgggggtgctttgctgcaggagggactggtgcacttcacaaaatagatggcatcatgaggaagggaaattatgtggatatattgaagcaacatctcaagacatcagtcaggaagttaaagcttggtcacaaatgggtcttccaaatggacaatgaccccaagcatacttccaaagttgtggcaaaatggcttaaggacaacaaagtcaaggtattggagtggccaacacaaagccctgacctcaatcccatagacaatgtgtgggcagaactgaaaaagcgtgtgcgagcaaggagacctacaaacctgactcagttacaccatctgtcaggaggaatgggccaaaattcacccaacttattgtgggatgcttgtggaaggatacccaaaacgtttgacccaagttaaacaatttaaaggcaatgctaccaaatactaattgagtatgtaaacttctgacccactgggaatgtgatgaaagaaatacaagctgaaataaatagttctctctactattattctgacatttcacattcttaaaataaagtggtgatcctaactgacctaagacagggaattgttaattggattaaatgtcagaagttgtgaaaaactgagtttaaatgtatttggctaaggtgtatgtaaactacagttgaagtcggaagttaactcATAATTAATACTAAGGTCGTTCTGGCTGTTTTCTCAAGCAATTATGGTTGCTTGAATTACTTGTAACAACTAGCCAATCACACAATAGTAAAGACAAACATTAAATAATAATCGTAGAACTATAATAATAGCCAGTGACCAGAATGGAATATAATTGCATTGTCTAAATATGTGCTCTGTAGCCTACTAATAAGCCCTTGAGTAAAATAAGTGGTTAGTTGCCGCTATGATGTAGCCAAATTCTCTGTACCTCTCTTGGCCAGTTCTTTGGCTGTCTCTTTACCAATCCCAGTGTTGGCTCCTGTTATGACCACGGTCTTCCCTGGTATTTTAGCCTTACTGGGACAAGGGCCTCCAGTAACATGGCTCCTATGGGGAGAATGACACAATCATAATTCAGAGTGACACACAAGCTGTTAAAGATGGTTTAGAAAGGTTTTGGCTacacattacaacatgcaatGCAATGTTAAATAGCACTGTGCATTATATATCTTTAACTGTGACACTGGCAGTTTCATAACATC
Proteins encoded:
- the decr2 gene encoding peroxisomal 2,4-dienoyl-CoA reductase [(3E)-enoyl-CoA-producing] isoform X1, which codes for MAESQRVGDLPEDVDTDDCMTSYTHIYSPDLLKDQVAFITGGGTGIGLRIAEVLMRHGCDTVIASRNLEKLKEAAKKLMAATGRHCLPLTIDVRQPQTISAAVDETLKDLGRIDILINNAAGNFLCPATSLSFNAFKTVLEIDTMGTFNTSKVVYEKWFKDHGGAIVNISATLGYRGQALQVHAGSAKAANDAMTKHLAVEWGPSGVRVNTLAPGPISGTEGFRRLGGNRADSMGAFSSIPLQRAGNKTEMAHSVLFLASRASSYVTGHIMVADGGSWLTSANDVSMLLGYWSAELKRDK
- the decr2 gene encoding peroxisomal 2,4-dienoyl-CoA reductase [(3E)-enoyl-CoA-producing] isoform X2, which translates into the protein MAESQRVGDLPEDVDTDDCMTSYTHIYSPDLLKDQVAFITGGGTGIGLRIAEVLMRHGCDTVIASRNLEKLKEAAKKLMAATGRHCLPLTIDVRQPQTISAAVDETLKDLGRIDILINNAAGNFLCPATSLSFNAFKTVLEIDTMGTFNTSKVVYEKWFKDHGGAIVNISATLGYRGQALQVHAGSAKAANDAMTKHLAVEWGPSGVRVNTLAPGPISGTEGFRRLGGNRADSMGAFSSIPLQRAGNKTEMAHSVLFLASRASSYVTGHIMVADGGSWLTSANDVSMLLGIASSQSAKL
- the LOC129855935 gene encoding retinol dehydrogenase 13-like, with translation MSKYILPVSVFGTVFGCAVLLKSHVTGGPCPSKAKIPGKTVVITGANTGIGKETAKELAKRGGRIIMGCRDMEKCEAAAKEIRGQTLNPHVYARHIDLASIKSIRQFAERVNQEEKHVDVLINNAGVMRCPAGKTEDGFDIQFGVNHLGHFLLTNLLLEKLKDSAPSRVVNLTSLAHIVGEIDFNDLNWDNKKFDTKRAYCQSKLANVLFTRELAQRLEGTGVTVNCLHPGVVATELGRHTGLHQSQFSSSVLSPFFTLLVKGPELGAQPSVYLAVAEELEGVTGCYYDVMIEKEPAPKALDQEVSRRLWEASARLMGLEQEQAPSAAVPASNGAQEKPSTDPDTKIIAKHALSALEQTGVNPGV